CAAAACTCTCAGGCCGGGCCTCGACCTGGTAGGTAAGATTTAAGAGACTTTATTTATTAATTGAAATAGAAAGGATGTGAAATCATGGCTTATGAATGGGAATTTAAAAAGCGACCGTACTCCGACGACGAAGCCAAAGATCTTCTAAAGGATGTCGTCTCACCGGAAACGACAGACTGGCATTACAATACGCATCATAAGGGTTATGTCAATTTTTTGAATAAAATCGAACAGGGCTTGGAGAAGGCCGATGTCTCAGCCGCCAACGGCAACTGGTCTGATTTCGGCGAACTCAAGCGTCGCTTCACCTGGAATCATTCCGGCGCGCTTTTACATGACATCTACTGGGACTGCCTGGGTGGCGACGGTGATCCCGATAAGGGACCGGAAGTAAAAGCCGCGATCGAAAAGGAATTCGGCAGTTTCGACAAATGGAAAGAAGATTTCAAGCAAACCGCCTTTGCCGCCAAACTCTCCGGCTGGGGACTTCTGGTTTTTGACCAGCTCTATTCCGGCAGGCTTTTGAATGTCCTGGTCGATGAACACCAGTACGGCGCGATCTGGGGCGGTATCCCGTTGATCTCGCTGGATGTCTTCGAGCACGCCTATTATCACAAGGATGGTCCGGCCCGTGCCAAGTATCTCGAGAACTTTTTAAATAATCTGCACTGGGGCCGTATCAATGAGCGCTTCAAAAAATACGTAAAATAGTACGGGTATGACAACAAGGGGCTAGGCAACTGTGCCCGGCGAGAAATCGCCGGGCTTTTTTTTATCGTCATTATCTTGACCCATGCCATCTGCTCTTGTATTTTCCGGCTTACAATGGAGAATGGCATATGACAGATTATCTCGGTGACCGCAACGAACACAATATTATCAAGATCGCCCGTGAACTGGAACTGACCCGACACCAGGTCGACCAGACAGTACGCCTTCTGGATGAAGGCAACACGGTGCCGTTTATCGCCCGCTATCGCAAGGAGGCGACCGGCAGTCTGGATGAGGTTTTAATCTCCGATATCCGTGACCGAATCGAGGAACTGCGCGAGATAGACAAACGGCGCGAGGCTATTCTGAAATCCCTCGATGATCGTGAGCTGTTGACCGAGGAACTCAAAGAACAGATCGTTGCCGCTCTGACGATGACTGAGCTCGAGGATATCTATCTTCCCTACAAACCCAAACGCAGGACAAAAGCCACAATCGCCCGTGAAAAGGGTCTCGAGCCATTGGCCGAGAAGATCTTTGAGCAGGAAGAGTTCGACATCAGGGACGAGGCAGAAAAATATATAGATCCTGAAAAGCAGGTACAAAGCATTGAGGATGCCCTTTCCGGCGCGAGGGATATCATCGCCGAATGGATTAATGAAGACCTTGACACGCGCACCAGTATGCGGGAATTCTTTGCCGATAAAGCCACCGTTCGTTCGGTGGTTACCAAAGACAACGAAGCTCTGGGAGCTAAATATCGAGACTATTTCGACTGGGAGGAACTCCTGCGTGATCTGCCCTCTCATCGCCTGCATGCCATCATGAGGGGAGAACGCGAAGGCTACCTGTCGGTTCATATCCTTCCACCAGAGGAACGTGCTCTGTCGATTTTATATGAGCTGTTTGTGGATGGCAAAAGTGAAGCTTCAGAGCAAGTCCGCCTGGCCGTGAAAGACGCTTACAAACGTCTCCTGGCACCTTCGATGGAAAATGAAATCCGTTCCGAGTCCAAACGTCAGGCCGACACCGAGGCGATCCGGGTTTTTGCCGAAAACCTCCGGATGCTTCTTCTGGCACCGCCGTTAGGACAGAAACGGGTGCTGGCAATCGATCCCGGTTTTCGCACCGGCTGTAAAGTCGTGGTGCTGGATCGCCAGGGCAACCTGCAGGAACATACAACGATTTACCCGCATCCGCCCAACGGCAATCCCGATGAGGCCGGTTTCGTTGTCGACGAGCTGGTCGAAGACTACGAAATCGAAGCGATCGCGATCGGCAACGGCACCGCCGGGCGTGAAACCGAGAAATTCATCCGTAGTCTCGGCCTGTCGCAAAAGATCCAAATCGTCATGGTCAACGAGAGCGGTGCCTCGATCTACTCCGCCTCCGAAGTCGCCCGTCGAGAGTTTCCTGATCATGACCTCACGGTGCGCGGGGCGGTCTCTATTGGACGGCGTCTGATGGATCCCCTGGCGGAACTGGTCAAGATCGATCCCAAGTCGATCGGGGTGGGCCAGTATCAACATGATGTCGATCAATCCGCGCTCAAGAAAGCTCTCGACGACACCGTCTCGATCTGTGTCAATTTGGTCGGGGTGGAGCTCAATACCGCCAGCCGCGAGCTTCTGACCTATGTTTCCGGGCTGGGACCTCACCTGGCTGACCAGATCGTCAGGTTCAGGGCCAGGCAGGGCGCGTTCAAGACACGAGAGAACTTAATGGATGTCGCCAAGTTCGGTCCCAAGGCGTTTGAGCAGTCGGCTGGATTTTTGCGGATTTATAATGCCGAAAACCTGTTGGATTCATCTGCAGTTCACCCCGAGAGCTATCATATAGTCGATCGCATGGCAAAAGACCTGAAGTGTACGGTCGCTGACCTGATGTCATCCGAGGATTTACGCAAGCGGATTGATCTCAAACGCTACATGACCGACACGGTTGGCCTGCCGACTCTGGAGGACATCATGACCGAGCTGGCCAAACCGGGGCGCGATCCCCGCGAAGAGTTCGAGGAGTTTTCATTCGATGAATCAGTGCATGAGATCGAGGATCTGCACGACGGTATGGTGCTTCCCGGGATCGTCACCAATGTCACTAATTTCGGGGTGTTTGTCGATGTCGGAGTGCATCAGGACGGGTTGGTGCATGTCAGCCAGATAGCCGATAAATTCATTAAAGACCCGCGAGAAATCATCAAGGTCAACCAGAAAGTGAAAGTCAAAGTCCAGGAAGTCGACCTGGAACGCAACCGCATCGCATTGACGATGAAGGGCGTGAAGTAATATAATTCCGTGCCAGACAGCTACAGTTTTATTCTCGCTGTGGAGAATTGACTATTCCGTCGTAATGACGAGTCGCGTATCCATGTCATTGTGAGGAGTGAGACGACGACGCAATCTGGATTTGCCGGCAGGAGTCTTTCCTGACTTTGTACCCCACTCAACGGGTGGGATTTTTTTACCTATGTAGTGAGTCTATTCTGTTACCTATCAGATGAAATGTACATCTGCCCCGGTGGTAGTCTCCCCGGTGACTGCAGTGCCGGCTCATGGGGAGGCGACGACTGCTGTCCCTGTGATCTATGATGAATGCTGATCCGCCTATGAAATATCAGCTTCGTGGGTGATTATACAAAGGCCGCCCGGTCAGTTCGGGCGGCCTGTTTATCTCGAAAAATTAATTATATCTAATACTCCGCGCCGAGCGAGAAGTAATAACGCGGTTTGGAGGTGCCGTCGAAATCAGTACGCCAGGCGGTGTCGAATTTCAACAGCAGGAATCCCAGGTTAACCCGCGCGCCGTAGCCGAAAGCGGCTTTGATGTCGCGGAAATGACCGTCGTAAGTACCCCGGAAGAGATCATCATTGTTCCAGGCCGCGCCCATATCCCAGAACAACGCGCCGGTGATCCGGCTTAAAAAGATCGGAAGCGGGAAGCGCGCCACAAGGTAATCTACAAACGGGAAACGCAGTTCCAGGTTGGTCAGCAGATATTTGCGACCACCGAATTCATAGTAGTCATAACCGCGCAGGGGCGTGACGATCTCGGAGAAATAGAGGTTGTCGACATTGTATATATCCTGGTCAACCTCGACATTTTTGATCCAGTTCGTGGTACCACCCAGGAAGAACTGCTTCGGGTTGGCTCCGCCGGAATATCCACCTGCCAGCCGGAACGCTGTCGAAAAACGTTTACCGAGATCGAAATACTTGCGATAATCCAGGGTAGTCGACCAATAGGAAAGAGCGTTGCTGTAAATGTCGAGTGTCTTCTCGAAGCGCAGTTTCCAGCGTTTACCCTTGGCCGGTCCGGTTGCACCCCAGAGCACGTTGTCGGAAACATATGACAGTGTCACAGTACCGTTTTTGTTGTTGGAGTTGTCATAGGGGGGATCGTAGTATTTCCTGTCGATAAACAACTGCGAGAAATCCAACTGCAGGCGATTGAATGTACTGAAGGGATAGACCGCTGAAAACGAGACACCATAGAATCGATCCGAGAAAAGACGGTCGATCGCGTCGACATAATAATACTTGGAATGGAAGATCCCGCCACCCCAGTTGATCCGGTTGGCGTTGTTGAAATAGTATATCTGGAAATTAGTCTGGTCGATTGTATTGACGAGGTCGGTGATAATATAGAACTGGTGATTGCCGAGATAATCCGAGATCAAAAGCAGAGACTGCCCGCGTAGACCGAAAAAGGTGTCATAGGAGACCCCGCCCGTAACAAGGTCGGGAGTGAACTTGGTCTTGTAGTCTTTGACCTCGTAACTGCCATCGTCATTGAGACCGTACAGCGAATCGCGCGCAGTCCTGGCCGAATCGACATCAAAGGCGTCCGAGGAATCGACCGGAATCGGCATACGATCCGAAGTACCCGACTTGAAGACATAATCACCGTATTCTTCCTGGTCATCTTCAATATCGAACTCCGAACCGGTTGAATCAGTCGCCTCGACTGAATCGACCGTTTCTACTGTGTCTTCAGACGGAACGCTGTGCGTCATAGCAAATTCGATCGGGGCAACCATTTCGCCCTTGTAGTAGGCGGTCTTTTCGAGATCATAGGGCGAGTCCGCGACCGGCCTGATCTTTGTCAGCAGGAATATATCATAGCCGCGGTTGTTGAAACTGGAGAATGCTATCTTGTCGCCTTTGGGTGACCAGGACGGTGACTTGACGTTTGTCAAAATATCCGTGACCGGGAACAGATCGCCTTTCTGGAGATCTTTTACATACAGGTTTTGAATCCCGTTGTAGTCTCCCACAAACGCCAGTTTTTGGCCGTCGGGTGACCAGGTCGGCGAATGCTTCTGGTCCTCGCCTTCTGTAATGGCAAGAATTTCCCCGGTTTCGAGATCAAGACGGTAGATATTATAAGTGCCGTATTCGAAGCGACTGCTGGTATTTGAAACATCACCGGTGGCAACTTTAGGACGATCGGAGGCAAACGCGATATAGCGACCATCGGGTGAAATAGATGCTTCGTTGTCGTCATAGAAATCATCGGTAAGCTGTGTAAGTTCCTCGGTTTCGACATTGAAAAGATACAGGTCATTCTGGCTGTTTTTCAACCCGGTAAAGACTATCTGGTTGGAATCCGCTCCGCCCCAGGAGGGATTGACGATCGAGGCAAAACCGAATTTGTGCTTGGCGATCGTTTCCTTTTCACGAACGTTATATATCCAGAGAGCATCCTCGCCCTGGCTTTTACCGATAAATACCAGCTTTTTGCCGTCGGGAGAAAATGACATCCCGGAGACATAGGAGTGCAGTGACTCGAGATCGGCAGAGCGCGAGCTCTTTACGAGTTCATCGAGAACCTCTCCATCGACCGTGGAAATTATCACTATCTCGGTGTAGCCGGCCTTGTCGGTAAAGATCGCCAGCTTGTCGCCAGTGGGCGCGAATACCGGTTTCTCGTTGAAATAGGATCCGTCCTTCTCATGGTCGCTCAAGCGCTTGGCCAGTTCCTCTGCTTCCTTGCGTTTGGATAGCTCGTTCCAGTACAGCCTGCGGCAATACTTGGCGAAGTCCTCGTCGAACTCCTCGTAGCTTAGCCCCAAAGTTTTCTTCATGGCTTTACCCATCGAGAGCATCGACTTGGCTTTAAACAGGAGTTCGGAAATCTTTTCCTCGCCATACTTATCGGCAATGTAATTGATAATCAACTGACCCTGCTTATAGGCCAGGTAGCCTGAAATATAGTCGAGTGGCAGGATATAGTCGTTGATCGTGGCATCACGCATGATCATGTCGGCTTCGACATCCCAGCCATAACGGGAGGAATACTCTGCGAAACCCTCAGCGTTCCAGAGGGGTTGCTGGAAGATATACTGCCGTGAGAGAACCGATCCGATCGCTCCGCCGTAGAGGAGGTCGTATGTGAAAGCGTGCGTCAACTCGTGATGAGCGACATGCCGGAAATCCTCGTAAGCTCCGTTAAACGGAAACACCATACGATTTTTGAATGCCTCGGTAAAACCGCCGACTCCCTCTGTGAGGATATTGGGTATGATGTTGGTCTGCTGGAACTCGTTGGGAGCGTTGTACAGAAACACTGGTATTCGGCTTCGGGGCCAGTAGCGCAGTTGTTCCGCGATTACCTTGTAGGCCCTCTCAAGCTCCTGGGCGGCAAATTCCGCCAGCTCCACTTGTTCCTCGTAAAAATAGATATCAAAATTCGGCGTCTGAATATATTTCCAGTCAAAGTCGCGGTAACGGACTTTATTCTTGCCGAAATATACCTCCTGGCTGATCCCAATTTCTGATAACAGCAGGCACAATATCAAGGCGGGCAGGATGATTTTAAGTGAGCGCATAACCACCACCTTATCTATGTTAAACTATTCCTGTTCTCGGGCCATGTCACCGCCCAGCTCACGGATACCGTCCTCGAGGTTCTCGTAACCGCGATCGATATGATAGATTCTCTTGATCACGGTTTCGCCCTCGGCCGCCAGCCCGGCGGCCACCAAGGCGGCACCGGCCCGAATATCCGAAGCCATCACGGTCGTACCGGTCAGCCTGGGGACACCCTCGATCGCCGCTGTATCGCCGGCAATCGTTATTTTCGCGCCCAGCCGGATCAGCTCCATTGTATGTGAGAAGCGATCTTCAAATACTGTCTCGCGAATACGGCTCATTCCTTCAGCCACAACCGCCAGGGTCATAAAGCAAGCCTGCAAATCGGTCGGGAATCCGGGGTAGGGTATTGTGATAATTTCCACTCCTTTCAGCCGTTTGGGTGCCTTTATCGTTAGTCGGCTGTGATTAGCATTGATTTCACAACCCATCTCTATGAATTTTTGCACAACTATGCCGAGGTGTTCCGCTGAAACGTTTTCGAGTTCAGCATGGCCACCGCAGGCAGCTACACAGGTCATGTAAGTTCCAGCCACAAGACGATCCGGAATCGGCGTATGTTCAATCGCGGTAAGCTTTTTAACTCCTTTAATTGTAATCGTGGGGGTTCCCGCACCTTCGACTGAAGCCCCCATGCTGTTCAAAAACTGCGCAAGATCGACTACCTCGGGATCCATGGCCGCGTTAATGATCGTCGTCGTGCCGGAGGCCGTCACCGCGCCCATTATGATGTTTTCTGTGCCGGTATGCGATGGTCGATCGAAACAGAAAATTCCGCCGTCGAGACGATCGCACTCGGCCATGACATAGCCGGCGTCCTCGGTAACTTTGGCTCCCAGCTTGCGAAACCCCTTGATATGCAAGTCGACCGGTCTCTGTCCCAATGAACATCCACCCGGAAGCGAGACTTTGGCTTTTCCCATCCGGGCCAATAGCGGTCCTAAAACCAGAAAGGAAGCCCTCATCTGGCGCACGAGCTCATAGGGGGCCACGTAGTCGCTCAGGTTTTCCGCATTGATAGTCACGACCTTGTCCTTACGGTTCCAGTCTACCTTACATCCGACAGCTTTTAAAAGCTTCAGGATGATATCGATATCCCGCAAATTCGGAACGTCGTGAATAACAGATTCGCCTTTGTCAGCCAGAATCGCGGCGGCCAGAATCGGAAGGACCGAGTTCTTGGAGGCGGAAACGCGCACACGGCCGGAGAGGGGGCGACCGCCACGGATCATAAATCTATCCATGATTCCCTTTCTGTTTGTTATAACGATCTACACTCAACGCGGTTCCCCGCGTAGTTCGACACGATCAGGATTTAATTCTTGCTAAATTTCTGCCGCCAAATGTAAAAAGTTTCAATATGTTTGGCAAACCTGATATTCTATCAGGTAGATTTTAGCCATGACCGAGTGACTGGCCAGATTTTGATTTACATCCCGTGAAGTTCAACGTATAATCTCTCTCATGACTCGCTTTTTTATGTCCGATGCTCATCTGGGGGAGAACTTCAAAAAAAGAGAAGAGCTCAAGCTGGCCAGGTTGCATTCTTTTCTCGAAATGGTTCTGGCGAGGGGAAGGGAACTCTATATCGTTGGCGACCTGTTCGATTTCTGGTTCGAGTACCGCCATGCCATTCCCAAACATCACCTTCGCACCATCTTAAAATTCGCCCGGTTGAAGGAAGCCGGAATAGATCTGCACTATATCACCGGCAACCATGACCACTGGCTGGGCGACTTCCTCTCAGGCGAGGTCGGTTTCGAGATCCATCGCGACGATTACCGGACGGAACTCGATGGTAAACGTCTGCTGATTACTCACGGCGACGGTATTGCAAAAAAAGATCGCGGATATCGAATGCTGAAGAGGATTCTGCGCAATCGCTTTAATATATTCATGTACCGCTTGATACCGCCCGACCTTGGAATTCCCCTGGCCAAGCATGTCTCCCAGACATCCCGCGGACATACCCAGAAACGCCCCAAAGAGAGCTTTTTAGCTGAGTATCGGAACTATGCTCACCAACAGCTGAGATCGGGTGAAGATATCGTTATTATCGCGCACACTCATGTTCCGGAAAAAGTCGAGTTCGAGGAAGGGCTGTATTTCAATACCGGCGACTGGGTGGAAAACTTCAGTTATCTCGAGATGGAAGCGGGACGGATCGAACTCAAGTTCTGGGAGGACTCGTCAGCCTGACTTTTTCCCGGAAGCGAGACTGAGGGCGGATTCGGCTGAAGAAAAGATTATTTCGATTTCGTGATCTGCGGTGTCATGGAAATCCGGTACGGTCAAGAGCGTGCCGGTCGGTTTGAACATCTCCAGAAATCCATTCAAGGTGAGTCCCACAGGCAGTAATTCACACCCGAATTCAACCATAGTATTAGCCACTTTTTTACGGATCGCCTCTGTCAGGTCATCCTGGGTCATGGGGGAGACGAAACAGCGAATACCTTTTAAACACTTCTGGCCCCTGACAGCGTCAGCCGCCGCTTTCAAAAGCCCGAATGATCCACCGCAGGCGCCACCCAGAAAAACCAGGTCAGGTTTGATTTTGGATGATTCGGAGATTCTTTCAGGTCTGAGGTCTGCTGTTGATTTGAAGATATAGCTTTCCAGGCCGACCGTGTTGAGCAGAAACTCGGACTCATAGTGGGCGCTCTTATCCGAAAACAGCATCTTGTAATTAACCTTGGTCCTGCGTGCCAGGGTCTTGCGGGTTAGTTCGTCAAACAGACAGAAAGCTGATTTTGCCCCCAGTATTTTAGTGAACAAACAGAGCGACATCTTGTCCTCAGCAGAGAATTTCTCTATCCCCGATCCGGAGAATTCGACCAGCTTGCCTTTGAGCGATTCGATTTTGAGTTGTTCGACGAAAAAGCCCATCAGGTCTACCACCGACAACCCCCGTGGAAGTTTGCTGGGAATATTGACACGCACCATCTCCGGCACCTGGTAGTCGACCGCTTTGGCCAGGGCTGCCTCAGAGTACTTATCATCGATCATTACTACCGCCGCGGAAAACGCACCCATGGCATGGAGCTGGGGAAAAGTTGAAACCAGAAGCATGTTAGGACGGATCAAACCGCGCTGATACAGATCAAAACAACCATTCACCAGGTGTGACGTTTCAATTTTGACTGGTGCTGATGAGACCTGCAGTGGTGCTACGAAATAGCACCTTTTGGAATAATCGTGATCATCCATTTCGACCGCCCGTTCGATCGGCAGAAGAAGCAAATCCGGGGTGAGCCTGACCAGTTCGCCCGGCTGGACGTTTTCGCGCTCAGCCGAGGCCGCCAGGATTTTCTGAAAGGCTGTCTGGTAATATTCGACGAAGACGCCGTTGCGTCCCATCTTGGTCTCCGAACCGAACCTGAATTCGAGCTGTTCCAGTTTCAGGGCCTGGGGTTTTTCCTTGATGTTATAGCGTCGGCGCCAGCTGTAGAAGGCCGCTTTGGAAATTCCGAGCTCCCTGCCACAATGGAAGTCATCGCCGTAGCGTTCCCATAGCTCGCGGATCTGCTGTTCCGAGTACTTGGCAAAACTCGGCTTCGAGATACCTTTTTTACGTCTCCAGTAGGCCACCAGGTACTCGGGGATTCCGCCCAGCGCTTCCCCGATTTTCTTGTCGGTGCGATAGATTTTCTGGAGCCTCTGGAGCTCGGCCTTGGTCGGCATTTTCATAGTTACCGTTCCTGAAAATGCTTGTACAGCGTTTCGTAGACCTGGTCGAGAGAGACCGAAACAACCCGTGTTTGACCGATAACATCCAGAAAATTCGTGTCACCATGCCAGCGCGGTACAATATGCTGGTGGAGATGCCCGGGCACTCCGGCTCCGGATTGATGTCCGAGGTTGATCCCGACATTGAAGGAATGCGGTCTGAGTGCCTGTTTGAGAATCGTAACAGCTCGCTGTGTCTCGGTCATGAGCTCCAGAGCGGTGGTTTCGGGAAGTTTCTCCAGGTGCGCCAGGTGACGCATCGGGACAACCATAAGATGCCCGGAGACATAGGGATAGCGATTCATGATAATTATCACCTTTTCCCCTCGATAAAGCACATAATTCTGCCGATCACGGTTCTCTTTAATGATCCGGCAGAACAGGCATCCCTTTTCCTTGGGGCCCAGTATGTACTCGGTTCGCCAGGGCGCATACATTTTTTTCTTCATACACTTATAATAAGAGAGTAGGGGCTTCAAGGCAATCAAAAACAAAAACCGCGCAACCATTTAGGATACAAGCAGTTGCGCGGGAATATATTGGCGGCTGATGATTTCGGGATCAGTTCGAAAAAGGCCTGGCGACAAGTTTTCCGGCACCGCCTCCTTTTTCCGCCGCATAGGATACCGGGTTTTGCTTCATGAACTTATCGAGGGCCTCCTTGGGAGACTCCTTCTTGATCATGAGCTCTGTGCCTTTTTCACTTCCGATTTGGTTGTTCTTCTTGAAATCGAGGGAATTTTTGTCTTCAACTTTTTGAACGGCGGCCTCGATTACATTCGGTTGCTCCTCGTTCTTCTGTTTCTGCGCCTGATCTACCGGTTGCGAAAATTGCTCGCGCACACTCTTTTGCGACTGTAGATCAGCGGCAACAGTGAGGTTTGTGGAAACATTCATAGAGAGTCCTCCCCATTTAGACTTTGACTATTACAGATCAAAAATCATGCCTGCTGAAGGTTCAATGGAAGATTAACATATTTTAGAGCTAAGTCATTGGCCTGCATAGATTCCAATCTGTTCAAAGAGCATACCGAACTCCACGTCCGGGATTGCGTATAAAAAAATGGCCTGAGAATGTGGGACAAACCCCACAACTTTTACATAAAATCCCATATAAGTATCTGCACGCCTATAAGTTATGATTTGATGGAGGTGATTGATTTGTATGTCTGACAGCAACTTAGCGGGCCTGCGCATATTGTCGCGATTCCGTATTGCCGAGGCATAGGGCTTGCTTATAACATAAGTGGGCAAAAAGGAGTTACTTATGAGTATGACCGTGTACAATACCGCGGGTATGCTGAACGCGGTACGCAATGTCTCCATCTTTCAGCGGTCTTTGAAAAAGACCGGTTCAAAGCTGTCTTCCGGTCTGAAGATAAATAATGCCGCTGATGATCCGGCGGGTCTGATTATTTCGGAACAGATGCGGTCGCAAATGGGAGAGGTTTCGGCCAAACTCAAGGCCCTGGATAATAAGATTAATCTCAACAACGTGGCTGACCAGGCCATGTATGAGATGGAAGATCAGTTAATCGAATTGCGAGAGCTGGCTGTCGGCGCGGCCAATTCGGCCACCAACGATGAAAATGTGGCCCAGGCGTATCAGCAGAGCGCTGACTATTTAGTGGAATCCTACAATCGGATAGCCTCGGAAACTTCCTACGGCAAACAGAAGCTTCTGGATGGTTCCGAGGGTTCAGTGGCTGATCTCGAGAAGCTCGCCAATTTCGATATTTCGGATCCCGAGGCGGCGGCCGCCGCTATCGAGGAGATCGACAAGGCGCTGGGGACAGTTTTCAACGCCCACGCTGAGGTCGGGGCTACCAGCAAAAACGACCTGGAGGCCTACCGCCAGAATCTCGAAGTCGCACAGGGCAATATGATGCAGGCGGAGTCCAACCTGCGTGATACCGATTATGCCCTGGAGCAGACTAACTATGTCAATTATCTTTTGCAGAACCGGGTTGCAGTGGCGGTTTTGGCCCAGGGACAGCAGAGTGCAAAAACGGTTTTTGGACTATTGAGCGTATAGGAGCTATGTTTCCGGGGACGATCGGAGAATCGAAAAGCTTAACTAAATAATGGGATTTAATCGGACACTGATTTACCTCTGTCGGGGATGCAGAACGCATCCCTTTTTTTTATACCTTTCTTAGTACCACAACCCGTTTGACACCACGGTAATCGACTACGCTTTCCACATATTCGAAAGCGCTCCGGCTGGAGATGAATTCCCGGATCAGTTCAGCCTGGCCGAGCCCGACCTCAAAAATCAAAAAACCGTCTGTTTGAAGGTGTTCAGATGCTTCAGAGATCATCTGCCGTATGAATTCCAGTCCGTCCGGACCGGCCAATAGAGCCCGGCGCGGTTCGAAGCGTTTGATCTGCTCATGCAGAAGCTCGAATTCACCGCTCTTGATATAGGGCGGGTTAGAAAGTACGAGGTTGAACTTAAGATCGTCGTTCTTGAACGGGCTCAACATGGAGCCTGTACGAAATTCGATTTTATCACTGATGTCGTTTAAAGATGCGTTTTCACGGGCCAATTCAATTGCATCGGTGGACACATCCGACGCGAAATAATCCTGATCGGGATTCTTAACCGCTACCGCCACAACGATCGCTCCGCAACCGCATCCCAGGTCGAGAATCCTGAGTCCCCTGTGCCTGTCAATGTATTTGAGAGCGGATTGTACAACAAACTCGGTTTCGGGGCGGGGGATCAGGGCCCTGCGGTCGCATTTGTATTTGATTCCATAGAATTCTGTCTCACCCAGTATATACTGGAGTGGTTCCGAGGCCAGCCTGCGATCCAGCATATTCTTGAACTCGGCCTCTTCGGATACTGTAACCTCCCGTTTGGGATTGAGGTAGAGTTCGATCCGCTTCAAACTCATCACTTTTTCAAGCATCCGTTCTACATTCTGGCGGGGTGCTTCGACACCGGCGTGGTCTAAAAGC
This DNA window, taken from Candidatus Zixiibacteriota bacterium, encodes the following:
- a CDS encoding superoxide dismutase; translation: MAYEWEFKKRPYSDDEAKDLLKDVVSPETTDWHYNTHHKGYVNFLNKIEQGLEKADVSAANGNWSDFGELKRRFTWNHSGALLHDIYWDCLGGDGDPDKGPEVKAAIEKEFGSFDKWKEDFKQTAFAAKLSGWGLLVFDQLYSGRLLNVLVDEHQYGAIWGGIPLISLDVFEHAYYHKDGPARAKYLENFLNNLHWGRINERFKKYVK
- a CDS encoding S1 RNA-binding domain-containing protein, which encodes MTDYLGDRNEHNIIKIARELELTRHQVDQTVRLLDEGNTVPFIARYRKEATGSLDEVLISDIRDRIEELREIDKRREAILKSLDDRELLTEELKEQIVAALTMTELEDIYLPYKPKRRTKATIAREKGLEPLAEKIFEQEEFDIRDEAEKYIDPEKQVQSIEDALSGARDIIAEWINEDLDTRTSMREFFADKATVRSVVTKDNEALGAKYRDYFDWEELLRDLPSHRLHAIMRGEREGYLSVHILPPEERALSILYELFVDGKSEASEQVRLAVKDAYKRLLAPSMENEIRSESKRQADTEAIRVFAENLRMLLLAPPLGQKRVLAIDPGFRTGCKVVVLDRQGNLQEHTTIYPHPPNGNPDEAGFVVDELVEDYEIEAIAIGNGTAGRETEKFIRSLGLSQKIQIVMVNESGASIYSASEVARREFPDHDLTVRGAVSIGRRLMDPLAELVKIDPKSIGVGQYQHDVDQSALKKALDDTVSICVNLVGVELNTASRELLTYVSGLGPHLADQIVRFRARQGAFKTRENLMDVAKFGPKAFEQSAGFLRIYNAENLLDSSAVHPESYHIVDRMAKDLKCTVADLMSSEDLRKRIDLKRYMTDTVGLPTLEDIMTELAKPGRDPREEFEEFSFDESVHEIEDLHDGMVLPGIVTNVTNFGVFVDVGVHQDGLVHVSQIADKFIKDPREIIKVNQKVKVKVQEVDLERNRIALTMKGVK
- the murA gene encoding UDP-N-acetylglucosamine 1-carboxyvinyltransferase, with protein sequence MDRFMIRGGRPLSGRVRVSASKNSVLPILAAAILADKGESVIHDVPNLRDIDIILKLLKAVGCKVDWNRKDKVVTINAENLSDYVAPYELVRQMRASFLVLGPLLARMGKAKVSLPGGCSLGQRPVDLHIKGFRKLGAKVTEDAGYVMAECDRLDGGIFCFDRPSHTGTENIIMGAVTASGTTTIINAAMDPEVVDLAQFLNSMGASVEGAGTPTITIKGVKKLTAIEHTPIPDRLVAGTYMTCVAACGGHAELENVSAEHLGIVVQKFIEMGCEINANHSRLTIKAPKRLKGVEIITIPYPGFPTDLQACFMTLAVVAEGMSRIRETVFEDRFSHTMELIRLGAKITIAGDTAAIEGVPRLTGTTVMASDIRAGAALVAAGLAAEGETVIKRIYHIDRGYENLEDGIRELGGDMAREQE
- a CDS encoding UDP-2,3-diacylglucosamine diphosphatase, with product MTRFFMSDAHLGENFKKREELKLARLHSFLEMVLARGRELYIVGDLFDFWFEYRHAIPKHHLRTILKFARLKEAGIDLHYITGNHDHWLGDFLSGEVGFEIHRDDYRTELDGKRLLITHGDGIAKKDRGYRMLKRILRNRFNIFMYRLIPPDLGIPLAKHVSQTSRGHTQKRPKESFLAEYRNYAHQQLRSGEDIVIIAHTHVPEKVEFEEGLYFNTGDWVENFSYLEMEAGRIELKFWEDSSA
- a CDS encoding HIT domain-containing protein; the encoded protein is MKKKMYAPWRTEYILGPKEKGCLFCRIIKENRDRQNYVLYRGEKVIIIMNRYPYVSGHLMVVPMRHLAHLEKLPETTALELMTETQRAVTILKQALRPHSFNVGINLGHQSGAGVPGHLHQHIVPRWHGDTNFLDVIGQTRVVSVSLDQVYETLYKHFQER
- the prmC gene encoding peptide chain release factor N(5)-glutamine methyltransferase; amino-acid sequence: MALHLIDLINFSDQLLDHAGVEAPRQNVERMLEKVMSLKRIELYLNPKREVTVSEEAEFKNMLDRRLASEPLQYILGETEFYGIKYKCDRRALIPRPETEFVVQSALKYIDRHRGLRILDLGCGCGAIVVAVAVKNPDQDYFASDVSTDAIELARENASLNDISDKIEFRTGSMLSPFKNDDLKFNLVLSNPPYIKSGEFELLHEQIKRFEPRRALLAGPDGLEFIRQMISEASEHLQTDGFLIFEVGLGQAELIREFISSRSAFEYVESVVDYRGVKRVVVLRKV